tttttttttttgccaagatactCTCCAGGATCATCCGAGATAGTAAGTGGTGACATATTTACCACATGAGATCTCGAGATCGAACCACAGGACTGTCGGGGCGTCAATCCTCGGACCTTGTGCAACTCATCCTACCACCACTTGACCTCTCGGCTATCGTGATTTACTTTTCTTGTGATGACCTTGGGTCGGATGCGACGGGGACATTGGGGGCGAacgatttcgccttttgccacattgtGAAGACCATTTCCTTACGAATAGATACCTTTATCTCGACCCCATGAGTTATGTCGCGGAGATCATATCCTACGTTCTATTAAATTATGTCATGGATACCGCTAAATTGTATTTTAGATGCTACCAAATTTCAACTTCGTGTAGGATTGAATGGTTGACTAGCGACTAAATAGACGACTATAAACATCTTTTACTAATTCAAACACTCAAATGAAAAATGTTAATTCAAAGTGTACACAAACAATTAGAAGCAAATATAAATGGAGTGAAAATGTGACATTAAAATGAAAGAAGTGCTAATATGATGATCCAAGGAGGTCCAGAGATGAAACTCATATTTAATCATATTCAATCAGAATTATCTATTATAACATGCAATTACAACAGCCAATTCTTTATCGATTATggtataaaaagaaaagaaaaaaaatatgaaaccACTAAAACCAACCAATTCCTTGTGCTTGCACTAGGAAAAAGGTGACAATATAATATCAAGTTTGAATTGCAATACCACTGAGAAATTATTTGTTTGACAACTCTTTTGTTTCCTTCCTGTCCTCTGTTTATTCGAGTAACAACaatcaacttttttttttctttaggttAAAAGTAACTAACAACTTTAAAGAAACAAAACCATGCATGGAACTTTTCACAACCACTGGACTTAGGCATCAAAAGAACACACCAAAACTCCTTGAGCAGTGTAGAATGGTGACATTCTGAAGCTGCTTGCTGTTTGCTAAGATTTAAGCTAAATGCACAAGGAAAGCACCTATGGACCACGTTTAGGAATGAAGCAGTAGCAACTATTTAGTTGGTCATCAGGGATCATCCCACCACCTTTGCTGGTGTCCAGAGCCTCTAAAAGCCGCACAATCTCATCCATGTCAGGCCTTCTATCTGCATTGGCATCCCAACACCTGCGCATGATGCTAGCCATTGCGCTTGGACAACACCGAGGTACATTTGGTCGTAGGTTCTGCAATGCAATATTGAAGAATATCAAAGCATTTATTCAATAACTAAGTTTTCACTTCAGTTtcagaagtccaagtgtgatagaTATACTGATAAGAAATTAGAGATTTATGAAGAACTGAAATGTTGGATTAGCATACATGCCGAACAACAGCAGAGGAGACTTCAGCAAAGCTTAGATCAGGATATGGCATGTCACAGCAGTAGATCTCCCATAAACAAATGCCAAAGCTGTATACATCACACTTATGGTTGTAAGGCTTACCGTTGAGAACCTGCATAAGTAAAATAGGGTTTATTAAACTGATAAAATACCCAAGTTTCTTCCCATAAGTTGGAAAAAGTGAGTTTGTTCCCCTCTCCAAAATTTGACAATGGATCGCTTCTCCTTTAATTCTGGTCTTTTATTTTTATAGGTTgaaactatttttttcttttgccTTTCTTCTATTTGATTCCTAGTTATGATTGCATTTTCATTAAGTCACCTTCTTGAATTCAAATAACTAAATTGACTTTATTTTTTCAAGTTTATTCATTATTCAAATATAATAAGTTCAGAAATGGtcattcatcaaatccataatatCTAATTTTCTAATTTCTTATCTTCCCAAGTAAATAATGTTTCGATACTTTCTTCCCTCAGTTTGTATCTTTTCTCAATATCTATCTTTCTAAGTAAACAGACTGCGAAAGTATTCAACTTTCCTGTGTTagcaaaaagggaaagaaagaaatccACGGAACATATTACCTCTGGAGCCATATACCCAAGGGTACCCGTTTCGCCAGTCATATCTTTTGGATTCTGAGCCTCAACACGAGCAACCCCAAAATCAGCAATTTTGAGATTCCTGTGGGCATCCAGCAGCATGTTCTCGGTTTTGACATCCCGATGCACAATTTTCTGCGAGTGTAAATAGCTTAATCTGCAAAAAAGATGTTATCTTCCTTAGCATGATGGTTAAACACAAATGGACAACTTCTATGGAAAAAAGATCAATTTTGACAACCCTCTGGATAGATCTAATGCAAGCTGAACCACAATCTTGAAGGGGAGTTTTTTTCGCCTATTCTTGATTAAATATTGCTTCAGTGTTCCTCCTGGGAGATACTCAACAACAACACAACAGGCTCGAGTTGGATGTGAAAAATCACTGACACTTGTGGAATTCTTTGTAGGAATTTTAAGATCAGTTGTTCCCATTGATGCCCCAACAAACTGCAAGAAAGATCTTGCTCATAAACAAATTTTTTTAAGCATGAAACAAGAACATTTCATTTAATACCAAAACTTCATACACAAAGCATGTTTCCTTCAAGATAACTTGGAACTTTGATAGTACAGTCAAAAGAGACTAAAAATAAGCATGCAAAGGCCCGAGACTATGAAGATATGAAAACTGGTACCTTTGTAACATTTGGATGGCCAAGTTTATGCCAAACTGTAACTTCCTGCTGAAATGATGCCCTAAGAGCAGCAGTTTCAGCCTCTGCAGCCATACCATCTTCACCCCAGTCCAACACTTTCACTATGAATACGATAATTATTGTTATGATCTAAGCAACCATTGTTATGGATAAAAGGAGTATATACTTGGCAAGGGATATTAGGAATATAACCAATTTGAGGTCGAAATGAAATAGCTTTCTTATTTCACATGAGTTTTGTGGTTTCTGCTGCCAATAATTGCACGCACTTTAGTTCCTAACAAGCTctagcataattttttttttcctaactaAATATCAACACTgtttaaattagaaaatcaagTTTACATTTGCCATACTGCGATATAAAGGCAAAGGATCTTAAATGGTAGGTGATTCTAGTTATACAAAGCAGCTGATCAGGATCAAGAAGGAAGTAGCACTATCAAAATTGCCAGCATGCATAACCATGGGCTTACACTATTCAAACCAAGCAACAGAAGTTTAGACACCCAAATTTTTGTCAGCAAAGGTCAAAGAACAATACCTGCAACGTCCTGGCCATCATAAGTTCCTCGATACACAGTTCCATATGTTCCTTGAGCGATGACATAGCGTATTTCCAGCTTCGACAGATCAATCTCCCATCCCTCCTTAGGTCTTTTGGAATCATCTTTTCCTTTGCTCCATGCCTTGTTGATTTGTTTCTCCAATTGGATATCCAAACTCTTCAAATCAATCTTGTCAGCTCTGAAGAACATATCATTGCTCCCAAAGCTGTCAAACCCCTTCAGTTTCGATCGCTTTCCTGCATCATCATTGACTTCCAGGGagccctcctctttctctccacTCACGGAACTCATGCCCAACGTCCGCAAGGTTGAAACCCTTCGCTATATCCGATCTGTTTTCTGTAATACCCTTTAAAGGCACGACATCAATAAGCAAACCGACGAGGAATCAAAAAGATACATAACCCTAAAAAATCCCAAGTTTATCAAAGAAAAAGCCAAAgaagtcaaaagaagaagaaaaaaaacgatCTTTACAATCCGATTAcggtgagaaaccctcaacaggCGACCCGCACGATCGCGAGGAACAAGCAAAAGGCCAGCCAATGAATAAAACCACGGCAGGCAATCCAAAGAGGCAATAAACGCTAAAAATAAGAGACGAGGAAGCAAAAAGGACTGGGGTAGGCGCCGCCGAATTCGTTGACCGATCCAGAGTCTCACCTCCTCGGACGCGTCCGATTGTGTTGCTTGCCTGCGTCCAACACCGACCCCAAATCCAAAGGCATCCATTCCATTCAGGCCTACTTTCTTTACTTCAGAAGAAAGAGAGATTGGCATCACCAGCGGCGTCACCGCAACGCGCGACAGAGAGAGATTGGCGACAGTGCTACGCCTTCCGCCCACAACAGAATACAGGCAACGACAGAGTAGACCGGTCGCGCATGGCCGAATTACTTACTGAATTAACCCCCCTAATCTTTCCTCCCTGGCAAAATTTTACTTTGCCCCCTAATTTATTTACATTTTCGAGTTGCTCTTATGAAGCTGCAAAACAATTACAATATTTTATCCCTTAGTTTatcaaataaatacaaaatatcccTTAATTTTAGTATCATTTCTTCTCTAAAGGTTTGCTCAATTGAAATCTCCACGATGCCTTTTTCGATTTGAGGTTATCAGAAACGAAGGTTGAAGAACGATTTAACGAGCATAACCACAGTCCACAGTGCCCGTCATCTCTAGAGCCATTTGACATGTGTTTGGTCGACCTTGTTGCGATGGAGGAGGCCTTTTGCATAGTTTATTCTTACTGAATTCTCACTTTGTTTGTTTCATCGACACATCTTCTATCGATCAATATAACTCATCAGTCTGTTCTCAAGATCAGTTAAGTTGTTGCAATGTAAGATATCGTAACAAAATTATAATAGTATAATAATAAGATTTAATTGacgaataattttaacaaaattttttaaaaattttctcgaAATTTTTCAGAACTCATATGATGTATTTTAAGAGGATGAACTGATTAGGCTTGGAGGAAGCCTATTCAGAATACCCAATTAAATGAGAGTTGATTGAATCAATTAATCTAAGCTTATAATTATTAAACCctaagtatatatgttataaatctAGGTCACAACCCATTCTTATCATTCTTGCCGATTTTCCTTTCCCCTCCAGATCCACTGCTTACCTCTCCTCATcgtcacctcctcttcttcttccctgatCCATTATCGCCAATCGATCATTAACGCCACCCTCTGCTCCTCACGGCGACGACATCTCCTCAGGTCGACTACTacattagctgctacaacatcgTCAACCGTCAACAAGCTTAATCGCGGTAGGAAGCCAACACCGGCTGACCCTCTCGTCCACTACTTTTCATCGTTCGCGTGGATCTATCGTCGCCCTTCTCTGCTCCGGCGTGGCACCACAGTAGCTACCACTGGGTTTCATTTCGATTTATCGCTTGCCGTGGTTTCGGGCGAGAAGGGAGTTGCCAAGATTAAGGTAGGGTAAGGCATCTTTTGGATTTAGGTTTGTAGAGTTCTAGACATAGATTTCTATATGGATGTGGTGCTAACTAAGGTGATTGTTTCTGGCAGTAAAGGCATTGTAGCTCCGGTCACCAAATTCCAGCACaagaatgttagttagagccctagagccaatcatttgatgattgtatggactcatgtatatcatattcttttatattaataaaggcatttgtttggttattatacttatttatattagtgccaaatagactaagtataatagcgtccttgagtagaaggttcgtacctatatcaatcgattagttgaatcgatagtgagatgatatagggaacactactctaaatcattcctagtcgagtattagcattcagggacaatgttaatacaataagactagcatgtaggtcagctcgatgacttgatctcacaagtcatggatatagagatatcaagttgacacatgggtatgcattagagaatgtatactgaatgacccgccatgagaaagtatcatggatcgttatatgagtatcatatactttctcatgtggctattagtatgactattagtccttagacctgaagtcaccatggatccctacataaggagttatgtactttggtttcgtcaaacgtcatccgtaactgggtggactataaaggcgattactgggtatataactaattatgtagagggatgtgagtgatgtagatgggatctatccctcccatatgacgggagcgacatcggtattcttgatagagtgagatcactaagtgcatggccatgcccaaatgagtcaacattagatgttgagctcatttgatcgagtgagtctacttggagttcaagatttagattgattagaggatgacacggtctatgcctcacattgatcaatctagatgtctaggatagaaggacacttgtcattattttgtgagtagtcacaattggtagtcacaaggtgatgtcggatctcgacattcttgtaacttgggtagtaatgatgtgttgctagataccgctcattacttatgctcctaaatgggtttagggcattgccaacgttacaagaacttatagggtcacacacttaggacaattaggtggagattaggttcatatgatgaaccaagaggattagattcatttgatgaatcaaattggattaagagtaatcctaattgggctaacttgagttcaactcaagttgattcatgtgttcaatgagtctaattttgattttgactcattggatcaatttaatttaatgaattagattcattaatttaagttgactcgaatcaaatggttggattagatccaccatggtagagattgagtcaagtttgacttgacttgagaaggaagaccaaaggtcaattttgacttgacctttttgccacctcattggtgagttggcattaggtggaccaataatgatgttccacatcatcatgggtgccacctcatgaaagttacaaagtcat
This region of Zingiber officinale cultivar Zhangliang chromosome 9A, Zo_v1.1, whole genome shotgun sequence genomic DNA includes:
- the LOC122020582 gene encoding serine/threonine-protein kinase STY13-like produces the protein MSSVSGEKEEGSLEVNDDAGKRSKLKGFDSFGSNDMFFRADKIDLKSLDIQLEKQINKAWSKGKDDSKRPKEGWEIDLSKLEIRYVIAQGTYGTVYRGTYDGQDVAVKVLDWGEDGMAAEAETAALRASFQQEVTVWHKLGHPNVTKFVGASMGTTDLKIPTKNSTSVSDFSHPTRACCVVVEYLPGGTLKQYLIKNRRKKLPFKIVVQLALDLSRGLSYLHSQKIVHRDVKTENMLLDAHRNLKIADFGVARVEAQNPKDMTGETGTLGYMAPEVLNGKPYNHKCDVYSFGICLWEIYCCDMPYPDLSFAEVSSAVVRHNLRPNVPRCCPSAMASIMRRCWDANADRRPDMDEIVRLLEALDTSKGGGMIPDDQLNSCYCFIPKRGP